The DNA segment ACCCAGGCCGTCTTCGTCCTGGAACAGGAGGGAATCTAGAAAAACAAACTTTGAAAATGCTCAATGCTCGCGCCGACCCGGCGCCGAGCCCGCTGACCATGCGGTCGACTTACACCCCAGAAGCAGGAACCCAAAAACTAGCCGCCGCACGACAACCAGTCGCGCAACAGGAGCCAGTATCGGTTCCGGGACGTTTCGTCATGCCGACCATACCGATGCCCCGAGACGGGGAGCCGCTGGGTGCGCTGGTCCCGACCCGGCCGGGCATCAAGCAGGCAGCAGCCCAGGTCCTCCGAGAGATTCGACCCGACCTCGACGACAGTGGCATCGATCAGGTCATCCGGAACACGCGGTGGGCGCCGCAGGCCGTGCTCGTAAGCCGGCCGATGAACGAGATCGAAGCAGTCGCTAAGGCCGTCCGCGACGCAGGCGTCTCCTGTAAGGCGATCAAAGGCCACGACGGGTCGTACTGGCCGCCGCCGCCGGCCGACGACTCATCGGAGACGGCGACACTGATGTTGCGTAGGGCCTTTCTGATCTCTGATCGGCCCCTTGATGCGCTGGCCGTGATCCGGCCCGACCTCGGTCTCGAACAGATCAAGGAACTCGTCAAGGGCGAATGGAAGAGCTCGAAGTCAGTTCTGACCGACCGCCCCCTCATGGAGGTCGAGGTCGCCGCGAAGGTACTGAAGCGACTCGGGCTGCGAGTCGAGGTCGTCCGGGGCGAGGGAGGCTGACCGCCGACACCACCCCAGGCTGAAGAATGCCCCGTCACTTGCTACGGGGCATTCTTTTCCGTTGCTTGGAATAATCGGCAACCTCGACGAGACCAATCCCGTTCTGCCATATTCGGCCCGGCCATGCATGGCACAGCCCAAAACGGGGGCTATCTGCGCCTCCAGGCCGCCGTGGCGTCTGTTGAGGAACCATCGACCGTCGGTGAAGTGCGCAAAAGTTGAGGACGTGGTCATCGTCCAGAACCAGGGCGCCGTTCGCGTGCAACTCATGCAGGTGGAAGGAGGCCGCATCGGGGGTGATTAGGCCGGAATCGCTTGGCAGGTCGGCCTCCGGGTACCTGGCACGCACCTCGGCCTGCTGGAAGGGGTCGTCGGCGCTGATGCGGTGACGTAGGGCTTCGAGGCTGGGACAAAGCGTGGGAGGCTAGGCGGGTGTGCCGTTCTGTGACGAATAAACGTCAGCAACCTGGCCCAGCTGGCCGACGCCAGTTCTCGGCGGGTCGGCGGCGGCCTGGCCGCCGCGAGGGAATCATCACCGGGCTGCTTTGCATCGCGTTCCTTGCCGGGGCCTGCGGCGGCTCGGCGTCCACGGCTCCCGTCGGGGCGGTGACGGCCAGCCTGAGCTCGCGTCCGTCCCCGGCCATCCCGGGTGGGCCACCGCGCCCGGTCCGGATAACCGGGCCACAACCCGGCTACGTCGCCACCTGGTATGGCCGACCCGAGGTGGAACCGTCCAGGGGCGGCGACTCGACCCTTCAAACCATCCTCGCGGAACTGCGCCAGAAGACTCTCACCATGGCTGCCGAGGGAGGCACTCTCGAGGCCAGCTGCGACAACGACCGGATCATCGCCGTTCCCCAGGCAGCCAACCACTGCTCGACCGTGTACAACGGCCTGCGGATCGACTGGACGGTCGGCATGGGTGGCTACGACCCGCCCGGGTCGGACTGGCTCACCTACGGGTTCTCCCCGCCCTCCGCCGCGCTCCTGACGGCCACGAACGTCTACGAGCAGTTCTGGAAGCTGGCGACCGCGCTGCCGGGTTTTCCCCTGAAAGACCCGCGTTGCGACGTGATCCCAGCGGCCGTCCTGGTCAAGATCGGAGCGACGGGTCAGAAGGCGGACGCCGGCTATCGATGCCAATACCTCGCGGATGCCGATAATGATGCGGGGCACATGCGACGCGACCTGCGCGTCCTGACCGACGACGAAGGCCAGACCACCGTCGAGCCGTGACGACTGGGCAACGCCGCGCAGCTCCCCTACCCGCAACTTGCCGACCAGCCCCTTGTAGACGTCGATGTCGATGGGATCGACGACCCAGATCTCGCCGTGGGAAAGCTCGATGTCGATGATCGGCGGTTCGCCGTCACCGCAGCTCTCGTAGAGGTTGATGTCGCACCAGGGCAATGCCGAGACCTGCCGGCCCAGCGGGATCACGCCGACGGTGACGTTGGGCAGTGTCGAGATCTGGGCGATGCGATCGTACTGCGTGGCCATGCGGTGCGCGTCGCCGGCGGGCCAGCGCAGCGCGGCCTCGGTGAGGAGGAAGCCGAAGCGCTTCGCCGAGTCATGCAGAAGTTCCTGGCGGCGCTGCCGCAGCGCGACCGTCGCGGAGATGTCCTGGCTGGTGACGTCGGCGAGGTTGAGGACCGCGCGCGCGTAGGCAACCGTCTGCAGCAGCGCCGGGACGATCGTGGGCTGCACGGTGACGACGCGCCCGGCGCGGGCTTCCAGGTCCAGGACGCTGCGCTGCAGGTCCGGGCCGCCGTGGCGGAAGGCCTCCACTGCCGGGGTGTGCGCGGCCTCGGCCGGCTGGTGCAGGCGGGCACGAGCGTCGGTGTCCGCGCCGACGGCACTCGCCCACTCGCCGATCTCGGGCAGTGACAGCAGCGAGGTGCCGTTCTCCACCCGGGACAGTCGCGCGGCGCTCAGGCTCGTCCGCTCCGCCATCGCCCGGTGCGACAGGACCCTGCGCGTGCGGGGACGACGGTGATGCGGGCCGCGAGCGCCAGTATCTCCAGGGGAAACCCCCGCGCGTGCGGGGAGGACGGCCGCGTGGTCGCGCTCCTGCTCCACCCTTGCGGGAGACCCCCGCGCGTGCGGGGACGACGCGACGGCAATCGGGGTGTCCAGGAAGACCGTGGGGAGACCCCCGCGCGTGCGGGGACGACTCGGGATGGGTGGTGAAGGTCTCCATCAGAGACGGGAGACTCCCGCGCGTGCGGGGACGACGTGACGGCCATGGTCCTGGTCGCCTGGGCGGCGGGGAGACCCCCGCGCGTGCGGGGACGACCGGCGCGTCCGTCTCCAGGTCGATCCAGATGGGGGGAGACCCCCGCGCGTGCGGGGACGACCGGGCGTGATGGTGGATGGACGGGTCGACCGACGGGAGACCCCCGCGCGTGCGGGGACGACTACGAGGCCGCAGTCGAACGCGCGGTCGCCGGCGGGAGACCCCCGCGCGTGCGGGGACGACCTCCCAGCGACGGGCGGCGATCCACGCGCGGGCGGGAGACCCCCGCGCGTGCGGGGACGACCGTGGCCGCGGGAGCCCGTCAGGCTCGCCGAGAGGGAGACCCCCGCGCGTGCGGGGACGACACCGACGATCTTCGGATCGAAGATCGTGTGACAGGGAGACCCCCGCGCGTGCGGGGACGACTCGGAGCCGTACCGGACAGGGGTTGGGGCAGGAGGGAGACCCCCGCGCGTGCGGGGACGACCTTGCTGACCTGGGGTTTTGCAGGCTGGCAAGGCTCGAATTTATCAGTCGATGCATCGTCTGGCCGAAGGGCTCTCCACCCGAGTCCATAGCCGCCGGCACGTCCGAAGCTGCCGTCTGGGCCGGAGCGTGGCGGCTGGGGGCGAGAGCATGGGTGGTTCAATAGCCTGCTCGACTGTCGCTTGGGGGGCCTGTGGACGACGCGTTGGCGGTTGTGTGGGGCAAGTCGAATGCGCAAGGGTCGATGCATCTTTTGCTCGGCCATCTACTCGATACCGCGGCCATGGCCGAGCTTATCTGGGATCGCTTTTTGCCCGCCGCCACAAAAGATCACCTCGATGGGTGTAGCGATGGGAGCGGGAGGTCGCTGTTTGCGCTGCTGTGTGGCCTCCACGACGTAGGCAAGGTGACACCGGCATTCCAGATGAAAGACGACGGTCTGGCAAGAATGGTTCAGGGTGCCGGCTTGACATGGGCCGGCCTCACGGCCGATCAGGGTCGGCGTTGGAATCATGCGTGGGCGGGTGCCGTCATTGCCCGGAAGCGG comes from the Parafrankia discariae genome and includes:
- a CDS encoding DUF5753 domain-containing protein; its protein translation is MAERTSLSAARLSRVENGTSLLSLPEIGEWASAVGADTDARARLHQPAEAAHTPAVEAFRHGGPDLQRSVLDLEARAGRVVTVQPTIVPALLQTVAYARAVLNLADVTSQDISATVALRQRRQELLHDSAKRFGFLLTEAALRWPAGDAHRMATQYDRIAQISTLPNVTVGVIPLGRQVSALPWCDINLYESCGDGEPPIIDIELSHGEIWVVDPIDIDVYKGLVGKLRVGELRGVAQSSRLDGGLAFVVGQDAQVASHVPRIIIGIREVLASIAGVRLLTRRSDLDQDGRWDHVATRVFQGKTRQRGRQLPELLVDVRGRQERGGGRGEPVGEPVRPGRVVATHADRPVDPQAVVHGRAVVGCLGNGDDPVVVAAGLESASLGSHGESLLAQFREDGLKGRVAAPGRFHLGSAIPGGDVAGLWPGYPDRARWPTRDGRGRTRAQAGRHRPDGSRGRRAAAGPGKERDAKQPGDDSLAAARPPPTRRELASASWARLLTFIRHRTAHPPSLPRFVPASKPYVTASAPTTPSSRPRCVPGTRRPTCQAIPA